Proteins encoded in a region of the Oenanthe melanoleuca isolate GR-GAL-2019-014 chromosome 27, OMel1.0, whole genome shotgun sequence genome:
- the LOC130263908 gene encoding uncharacterized protein LOC130263908 — MRRCRGAGLAALAALLLVAVAGAQLQQEPTLETTDGTGINISCSHSQIQTNDWIQWYRQIPSGGFEFLVSAHKGIRELPAIAGKLWVSEDGRWSALWLGRPRRGDAAVYYCALGHGRLRSSFVCPEPAGAQRHRTARHGPDTRLPACLLRDTAATHGPHCPRSLGRLCLTPNCCARRLCHRLRPSGHGCCCCSQPALQSKELLRDSVCAGS, encoded by the exons ATGCGGCGGTgtcggggcgcggggctggcggcgctggccgcgctgctgctcG TTGCCGTGGCCGGAGCACAACTACAACAGGAGCCGACACTGGAGACCACCGACGGAACTGGAATAAATATCAGCTGCTCACATTCCCAAATACAGACCAACGATTGGATCCAATGGTACCGTCAGATCCCGAGCGGAGGATTCGAATTCCTCGTGAGCGCTCACAAAGGGATCAGAGAGCTGCCGGCCAttgcaggaaagctgtgggtgTCGGAGGACGGGCGTTGGAGCGCGCTGTGgctcgggcggccccggcgcggggacGCGGCCGTGTATTACTGCGCGCTGGGCCACGG GCGGCTCCGCAGCTCCTTCGTGTGCCCCGAGCCCGCGGGGGCACAGCGACACCGCACAGCCCGCCACGGCCCCGACACACggctgccagcctgcctgctgcGGGACACGGCCGCCACACACGGCCCGCACTGCCCTCGCTCCCTCGGCCGCCTCTGCCTCACACCAAACTGCTGCGCCCGCCGCCTCTGCCATCGCCTGCGGCCCTCCGGCcacggctgctgctgctgctctcagcctgctttgcaaagcaaagAGCTGCTCCGGGACAGcgtctgtgctgggagctga